From a single Lacerta agilis isolate rLacAgi1 chromosome 3, rLacAgi1.pri, whole genome shotgun sequence genomic region:
- the MCM3 gene encoding DNA replication licensing factor MCM3, with translation MAAAVALDDAELREAQRDYLDFLDDEEDQGIYQSKVRDMISDNQYRLIVNINDLRRKNEKRASRLLNSAFEEMVAFQRALKDFVASVDATYSKQYEDFYIGLEGSFGSKHVTPRTLTSHYLSCIVCVEGIVTKCSLVRPKIVRSVHYCPATKKTIERRYTDMTSLEPFPSAAVYPTKDEDNNPLETEFGLSTYKDHQTITIQEMPEKAPAGQLPRSVDIILDDDLVDKVKPGDRVQVIGTFRCLPGKKGGYTSGTFRTILIACQVKQMNKEVRPEYSSADISKIKKFSKSHSKDVFDQLSRSLAPSIHGHEYIKKAILCMLLGGVEKVLDNKSRLRGDINILLIGDPSVAKSQLLRYVLCTAPRAIPTTGRGSSGVGLTAAVTTDPETGERCLEAGAMVLADRGVVCIDEFDKMSDIDRTAIHEVMEQGRVTIAKAGIQAQLNARCSVLAAANPVYGKYDQYKTPMENIGLQDSLLSRFDLLFIVLDQMDPELDREISDHVLRMHRYRAAGEQDGDAMPLGSTVELLATDDPAFAEEEDHELQVYEKHDDLLHGPKRRKEKIVSVEFMRKYIHFAKMIKPVLTEEAAAFIAQEYSSLRSQDQISSDVARTSPITARTLETLIRLSTAHAKARMSKTVDKQDAKAALELVQFAYFKKVLEKEKKRKKETEDGSDTENEAAQESETREKKRRKTRSSDCEPAEGETHDPYSFSDTEEEMPEVEAHTPKTAEPLGAGETKSKLDESRLKAFKAALLEVFKAAHAQSVGLKSLMESINRDNPNPFSSAEVKVALEQMQDDNQIMMSDDIIFLI, from the exons atggcggcggcggtggcgctGGACGACGCGGAGCTGAGGGAGGCCCAGAGGGACTACCTGGACTTCCTGGACGACGAG GAGGACCAGGGGATTTACCAGAGCAAAGTCCGGGACATGATTAGCGACAACCAGTACCGCCTGATTGTGAACATCAATGACCTCCGaagaaaaaatgagaaaagagCCAGTCG TTTGCTGAACAGTGCCTTTGAGGAGATGGTGGCTTTCCAGCGTGCCCTGAAGGACTTTGTTGCTTCTGTTGACGCCACCTATTCCAAGCAGTACGAAGATTTTTACATTGGGCTTGAGGGAAGCTTTGGATCTAAACACGTGACACCGCGGACGTTGACATCCCACTATCTCAGCTGCATTGTCTGTGTGGAGGGTATTGTAACAAAAT GTTCTTTGGTCCGCCCAAAGATTGTGCGTAGTGTGCACTATTGCCCTGCTACCAAGAAGACAATTGAGCGCCGGTACACAGATATGACATCCCTGGAACCTTTTCCATCAGCTGCTGTTTACCCTACCAAG GATGAAGACAACAACCCGCTTGAGACAGAATTTGGCCTGTCTACCTACAAGGACCACCAGACAATCACAATCCAAGAGATGCCAGAAAAAGCACCAGCTGGGCAGCTCCCTCGCTCTGTGGACATCATTTTAGACGATGACTTGGTAGACAAGGTGAAACCAGGGGACAGAGTGCAGGTCATTGGGACGTTCCGTTGTCTGCCAGGGAAGAAAGGTGGCTACACTTCAGGGACATTTAG AACTATTCTGATCGCTTGCCAAGTGAAGCAAATGAATAAGGAGGTTCGGCCTGAATATTCATCAGCTGATATTTCCAAGATAAAAAAATTCAGCAAAAGCCACTCAAAG GATGTGTTTGATCAACTTTCAAGATCTCTGGCTCCCAGTATCCATGGCCATGAGTACATCAAGAAGGCAATTCTCTGCATGCTGCTAGGTGGAGTGGAGAAGGTGTTGGATAACAAAAGTCGCCTCCGAGGGGATATTAACATCCTGCTAATTG GTGACCCTTCTGTTGCAAAGTCTCAGTTGCTGCGTTATGTGCTGTGCACAGCTCCACGGGCCATCCCCACCACAGGCAGGGGTTCCTCTGGAGTTGGTCTGACTGCCGCCGTCACTACAGATCCGGAAACTG GAGAGCGTTGTCTGGAAGCAGGTGCCATGGTCTTGGCTGACCGGGGTGTGGTATGCATTGATGAATTTGATAAGATGTCTGACATTGACCGCACAGCTATCCATGAGGTGATGGAGCAAGGGCGCGTTACCATTGCCAAGGCGGGTATTCAGGCCCAGCTCAATGCCCGCTGCAGTGTCCTGGCAGCTGCCAACCCGGTGTACGGAAAG TATGACCAATACAAAACCCCCATGGAGAACATTGGCCTGCAGGACTCTTTACTGTCTCGATTTGATTTGCTCTTCATTGTCTTGGATCAAATGGATCCAGAGCTAGATCGGGAGATTTCGGACCATGTTTTGCGGATGCATCGTTACAGAGCAGCTGGTGAACAGGATGGAGACG CAATGCCTTTGGGTAGCACCGTTGAGCTGTTGGCCACAGATGACCCTGCCTTTGCTGAGGAGGAGGACCACGAGCTGCAGGTGTATGAAAAACACGACGATCTACTGCATGGGCCTAAGAGGAGGAA AGAGAAGATTGTTAGCGTGGAGTTCATGAGGAAATACATTCACTTCGCCAAGATGATCAAGCCAGTCTTGACCGAGGAGGCAGCAGCCTTCATTGCTCAGGAATATTCTTCTCTTCGCAGTCAGGACCAGATCAGCTCTGATGTGGCTCGA ACTTCCCCTATAACAGCCCGTACGCTGGAAACATTGATCAGACTCTCAACGGCACATGCTAAAGCCAGGATGAGCAAAACAGTGGACAAGCAGGATGCCAAAGCTGCTTTAGAGCTGGTGCAATTTGCCTACTTCAAAAAG GttttggagaaagaaaagaagcgaAAGAAGGAGACTGAAGATGGTTCAGACACAGAGAATGAAGCTGCACAAGAAAGTGaaacaagagagaaaaagag GAGGAAGACGCGTTCTAGTGATTGTGAGCCAGCAGAAGGGGAGACTCATGATCCCTATTCCTTCAGTGACACTGAAGAGGAAATGCCAGAAG TTGAGGCACACACTCCCAAGACTGCTGAACCTTTGGGCGCTGGTGAGACTAAGTCAAAGCTGGATGAATCCAG GCTGAAAGCATTCAAGGCTGCCCTTCTGGAGGTGTTCAAAGCGGCTCATGCGCAGTCTGTGGGGTTGAAGAGCCTAATGGAGTCTATCAATCGAGACAACCCAAACCCTTTTTCATCTGCTGAAGTCAAGGTGGCCTTGGAACAGATGCAAGATGACAACCAGATCATGATGTCAGATGACATAATTTTCCTGATCTGA